From the genome of Edaphobacter dinghuensis, one region includes:
- a CDS encoding Orn/Lys/Arg decarboxylase N-terminal domain-containing protein — MNEGRWVLLIASEVGGTDSVSDRAMERLVDAIKQEGYEVVRTSTPEDGLSLVTSDPSHSAILLDWDLEGDNQFDERAALKILRAVRHRNKKIPIFLIADRTLVSELPLEVVKQVHEYIHLFGDTPAFIANRVDFAVERYHEQLLPPYFRELKKYNDQGAYSWDAPGHMGGVAFLKHPVGMEFQRFFGENIMRSDLGISTSQLGSWLDHIGPPGESERNAARIFGADWTFYVLGGSSTSNQIVGHGVIAQDDIVLADANCHKSICHSLTVTGARPVYMKPTRNGYGMIGLVPIKRFSPEFIRGLIDKSPLCTGVPNQNPTYAVVTNSTYDGLCYDVNKVVTELSKSVPRVHFDEAWYAYAKFHDIYRGRYAMGVPDDMPDRPTLFSVQSTHKMLAAFSMGSMVHIKLSPRAPLDFDQFNESFMMHGTTSPFYPLIASLDVAAAMMDEPAGPTLMDETIQDAITFRKAMSSVAHRLRAADEEGGWFFRLFQPEQVIDSTTGETHLFEEAPDELLATDPHCWTLKPGEDWHGFQSEDIADEYCMLDPTKVTILMPGVNAQGKVAESGIPAAILTEFLDSRRVEIARTGDYTVLVLFSVGTSKGKWGSLLENLFEFKRLYDSEAPLEEALPELVAKYPNRYRNVTLKELSDEMHAVMMQLRLANLVGEACDEDFDPVLTPAQTYQKLLRNETEKIRFTDMPGRIAAVMLVPYPPGIPMSMPGERFGGADSPVIRLILAMEEFGKRFPGFEREVHGVEVDSDGNYWMRSVVEAANKRRNGNGKHRPPSSAPPVKKPRKPKPSPESLAHSTLNPLVRE, encoded by the coding sequence ATGAACGAAGGTCGTTGGGTTTTATTGATTGCGAGTGAAGTGGGTGGCACCGATTCCGTCTCCGACCGGGCCATGGAACGTTTAGTCGATGCCATCAAACAAGAGGGCTACGAGGTCGTCCGCACCTCGACGCCGGAGGATGGTCTGTCCCTTGTCACCTCAGACCCATCGCACAGCGCGATCCTGCTGGACTGGGACCTCGAGGGCGACAACCAGTTCGACGAGCGCGCCGCGCTGAAAATTCTCCGCGCTGTCCGTCATCGCAATAAGAAGATTCCTATCTTCCTCATCGCCGACCGCACCCTCGTCAGCGAACTCCCACTCGAAGTCGTTAAGCAGGTGCACGAATACATCCACCTCTTCGGCGATACTCCGGCCTTCATCGCGAACCGCGTCGACTTCGCCGTCGAACGCTACCACGAGCAGCTTCTGCCTCCCTACTTCCGCGAGTTGAAAAAGTACAACGATCAGGGAGCCTACTCGTGGGACGCGCCCGGCCACATGGGCGGCGTGGCGTTTCTGAAGCATCCAGTCGGCATGGAGTTCCAGCGCTTCTTCGGCGAGAACATCATGCGCTCCGACCTCGGCATCTCGACCTCGCAACTCGGCTCGTGGCTCGACCACATTGGGCCTCCGGGCGAGTCCGAACGCAACGCCGCGCGTATCTTCGGCGCCGACTGGACCTTCTACGTCCTCGGCGGGTCGTCGACCTCAAATCAAATTGTGGGCCACGGTGTCATCGCGCAGGACGACATCGTCCTCGCCGATGCCAACTGTCACAAGTCCATCTGTCACTCGCTCACCGTCACCGGCGCGCGCCCTGTGTATATGAAGCCCACGCGTAACGGCTACGGCATGATTGGACTTGTCCCCATCAAGCGTTTCAGCCCCGAGTTCATTCGCGGCCTCATCGACAAGAGCCCCCTCTGTACCGGCGTGCCCAATCAGAATCCGACCTATGCCGTCGTCACCAACTCCACCTATGACGGCCTCTGCTACGACGTCAATAAAGTGGTCACCGAGCTCTCAAAGTCCGTCCCTCGCGTCCACTTCGACGAGGCCTGGTACGCCTACGCCAAGTTCCACGATATCTACCGCGGCCGCTACGCGATGGGTGTCCCCGATGATATGCCCGATCGGCCCACCTTGTTCTCGGTGCAGTCGACGCACAAGATGCTCGCGGCCTTCTCCATGGGCTCGATGGTCCATATCAAGCTCAGCCCTCGCGCTCCGCTCGACTTCGACCAGTTCAACGAGTCCTTCATGATGCACGGGACAACCTCTCCGTTCTATCCGCTGATCGCATCGCTCGACGTCGCTGCCGCAATGATGGACGAGCCCGCCGGTCCTACGCTCATGGACGAGACCATTCAGGACGCCATCACCTTTCGCAAGGCCATGTCGTCGGTCGCGCACCGACTTCGCGCCGCCGACGAGGAAGGCGGCTGGTTCTTCCGCCTCTTCCAGCCCGAGCAGGTCATCGACTCCACGACTGGCGAGACACACCTCTTTGAAGAGGCCCCGGACGAGCTGCTCGCCACTGATCCGCACTGCTGGACGCTAAAGCCGGGCGAAGACTGGCACGGTTTCCAGAGCGAAGACATCGCCGACGAGTACTGCATGCTCGACCCGACCAAGGTCACCATCCTTATGCCCGGCGTCAATGCTCAGGGCAAGGTGGCAGAATCTGGCATCCCCGCGGCTATCCTCACCGAGTTCCTCGACAGTCGCCGCGTCGAGATCGCCCGCACCGGCGACTACACCGTGCTCGTCCTCTTCTCGGTCGGAACCTCCAAGGGCAAGTGGGGCAGCCTGCTCGAAAACCTCTTCGAGTTCAAGCGCCTCTACGACAGCGAAGCTCCTCTCGAAGAGGCGCTGCCCGAACTGGTCGCGAAGTATCCCAACCGCTATCGCAACGTCACCCTCAAAGAGTTGAGCGACGAGATGCACGCCGTCATGATGCAGCTTCGTCTCGCCAACCTCGTCGGCGAGGCCTGCGACGAGGACTTCGACCCCGTGCTTACGCCTGCGCAGACCTATCAGAAACTGCTGCGCAACGAGACCGAGAAGATACGCTTCACCGACATGCCCGGCCGTATCGCTGCCGTCATGCTGGTTCCCTACCCTCCCGGCATTCCCATGTCCATGCCCGGCGAGCGCTTTGGCGGAGCCGACAGCCCCGTCATCCGGCTCATCCTCGCCATGGAAGAGTTTGGCAAGCGCTTCCCCGGCTTCGAGCGCGAGGTCCACGGTGTCGAGGTCGACTCCGATGGCAACTACTGGATGCGTAGTGTCGTCGAGGCCGCCAATAAGCGGCGCAACGGCAACGGCAAGCATCGCCCACCCAGCTCCGCTCCACCGGTCAAAAAGCCGCGCAAGCCAAAGCCGTCGCCGGAGAGCCTTGCGCATTCCACTCTCAATCCTCTGGTAAGGGAGTAG
- the secG gene encoding preprotein translocase subunit SecG yields the protein MLYFVLVIHILVSFFIVGIILLQQGSSADLAGAFGGQGSQTAFGPRGAATLLTKLTAWSAVLFMITSISLTVMLSRSSGDHSVLSGAGHPVTQTAPKK from the coding sequence ATGCTCTATTTCGTCCTTGTCATCCACATCCTCGTCTCGTTCTTCATCGTAGGCATCATTCTGCTGCAGCAGGGTAGCTCGGCAGACCTCGCAGGCGCCTTTGGCGGACAGGGTTCGCAGACAGCTTTCGGCCCTCGCGGCGCAGCCACGCTGCTCACCAAGCTCACCGCATGGTCGGCTGTGCTCTTCATGATCACCTCCATCAGCCTCACGGTCATGCTCTCCCGTTCGAGTGGCGATCACTCCGTCCTCTCCGGCGCCGGTCATCCTGTCACCCAGACCGCTCCGAAGAAATAG
- a CDS encoding MBL fold metallo-hydrolase, with protein sequence MIHEILIVGPLQCNCSILGDEVSHEAIVVDPGDNISRIVSTLEKHQLTVKQIVVTHAHIDHIAGAQRLKQLTGAPILYNQNDLPLVKMMDVQAGWLGIATPDVAPPDASLEDGQTISITGLTGSILHTPGHTEGSVCLYLPKQALLLAGDTLFAGSVGRTDLPGGNTQKLIQSIHESLLTLPDEVTVIPGHGAKTTIGTERDSNPFLQ encoded by the coding sequence ATGATCCACGAAATCCTCATCGTAGGCCCGCTCCAGTGCAACTGCTCCATCCTTGGCGACGAAGTCTCGCATGAGGCCATCGTGGTCGATCCCGGCGACAATATCTCCCGCATTGTAAGCACTCTTGAAAAGCATCAGCTTACCGTCAAGCAGATCGTCGTCACCCACGCTCACATCGACCATATCGCCGGAGCGCAACGCCTCAAGCAGCTCACCGGAGCACCTATCCTCTACAACCAAAACGACCTGCCCCTGGTCAAAATGATGGACGTCCAGGCCGGATGGCTCGGCATCGCCACGCCTGACGTAGCCCCTCCCGACGCCAGCCTCGAAGACGGCCAGACCATCTCCATCACAGGCTTGACCGGCTCCATCCTCCATACCCCCGGACACACCGAAGGCAGCGTCTGTCTCTATCTTCCCAAGCAGGCTCTACTCCTGGCCGGGGATACCCTCTTCGCCGGCTCCGTAGGCCGCACCGACCTGCCCGGAGGCAATACTCAGAAGCTCATCCAATCGATCCACGAGTCCTTGCTTACCCTGCCTGACGAGGTAACCGTCATCCCCGGGCATGGAGCCAAAACTACCATTGGCACCGAAAGAGACTCAAATCCATTTCTCCAATAA
- a CDS encoding pyridoxal phosphate-dependent aminotransferase: protein MSLRFSARTGWDVGESSFAAAIREARLAGRRLYDLTISNPTVCGFSYDAAAILSPLSDIDALTYDPDARGMRSSREAVDGYYRGHGAVVDPDALVLTTSTSEGYGYLFRLLCDAGDEILVAQPSYPLFDFLADLEDVKLRPYPLFYDYGWWIDFAELERRIGPRTRAIVVVHPNNPTGHGTKAVERRRLEAICAQHGLALIVDEVFLDFSLERTDTEELVSFAVGSHPVLTFVLSGMSKIAGLPQMKAAWIAGFGPEEVRQEAMARLEVIADTFLSMNAPVQRALPLWLAGREGIQRQILERVQTNLACAEEAGLEVLRVEAGWCAILRLPRGGDVAEELLHECGVIVHPGSFYGIAESGRVVVSLIGPSEDFAAGVRQIAGAINGTK from the coding sequence GTGAGCCTTCGATTTTCTGCGCGTACAGGTTGGGATGTTGGGGAGAGCAGCTTTGCTGCTGCGATTCGCGAGGCGCGGCTGGCAGGGCGGCGGCTCTATGACCTGACGATCTCGAACCCTACGGTCTGCGGATTCAGCTATGACGCTGCTGCAATTCTGTCTCCGCTGAGCGACATCGATGCTCTGACGTACGATCCTGACGCTCGGGGGATGAGGTCGTCGCGGGAGGCGGTAGACGGGTACTACCGGGGGCATGGTGCTGTGGTCGATCCCGATGCGCTGGTGCTAACCACAAGCACAAGCGAAGGGTACGGCTATCTGTTCCGGCTGCTCTGCGATGCGGGCGACGAGATACTGGTGGCGCAGCCAAGCTATCCGCTCTTTGACTTTCTCGCCGACCTTGAAGATGTGAAGCTGAGACCCTATCCGCTGTTCTATGACTACGGATGGTGGATCGATTTTGCTGAACTCGAGCGGCGCATCGGGCCGAGGACACGGGCCATCGTGGTGGTGCATCCCAATAATCCAACCGGGCATGGAACCAAAGCTGTCGAACGACGCAGGCTTGAAGCGATCTGCGCGCAGCATGGGCTGGCGCTGATTGTCGACGAGGTCTTCCTCGACTTCTCGCTGGAGCGGACGGATACGGAGGAGCTGGTCAGCTTTGCGGTGGGTTCGCATCCGGTCTTGACCTTCGTGTTAAGCGGGATGAGCAAGATCGCCGGCCTGCCACAGATGAAGGCGGCCTGGATCGCCGGGTTCGGGCCTGAGGAGGTTCGCCAGGAGGCGATGGCGCGGCTGGAGGTCATTGCCGATACGTTTCTGTCGATGAATGCTCCGGTGCAGAGGGCGCTGCCTTTGTGGCTTGCGGGACGGGAGGGAATTCAGCGGCAGATTCTGGAGCGGGTGCAAACGAATCTGGCCTGCGCTGAAGAAGCGGGGTTGGAGGTCCTGCGGGTGGAGGCTGGATGGTGTGCCATTCTGCGGCTACCGAGAGGCGGCGATGTAGCAGAGGAGCTATTACATGAGTGTGGAGTGATCGTGCATCCGGGATCGTTCTATGGAATCGCCGAGAGCGGGCGAGTGGTGGTCAGCTTGATCGGCCCTTCCGAGGATTTTGCTGCTGGAGTAAGGCAGATTGCTGGAGCCATAAATGGAACCAAGTAA
- a CDS encoding HAD family hydrolase, translating into MSSIKAVLFDFGQVLSLSADPAVWQQMLNLSGLSEADFRREYWAYRHDYDRDTLNKHTYWQAVAAGSGTTFTPEQIAALIAADVNLWSRLNQPMVEWAQQLQRAGVRTGILSNIGDAMAEGLVAKFDWIGGFDHCVWSHSLKLAKPETAIYRCAAEGLATDPSQILFIDDKIENIEAAEAVGMQAIQYHLDHPAFEQELRRRHLDSLLDLSPTATIV; encoded by the coding sequence ATGAGCTCAATCAAAGCAGTCCTCTTCGACTTCGGCCAGGTCCTCTCCCTGTCCGCCGACCCCGCCGTCTGGCAGCAGATGCTCAACCTCAGCGGCCTCTCCGAAGCCGATTTCCGTCGCGAGTACTGGGCGTACCGCCACGACTACGACCGTGACACGCTCAATAAGCACACCTACTGGCAGGCGGTGGCTGCTGGCTCTGGAACCACCTTTACCCCCGAGCAGATCGCTGCGCTGATCGCCGCCGACGTCAATCTCTGGTCACGACTTAACCAGCCGATGGTCGAGTGGGCACAGCAACTGCAACGCGCAGGCGTCCGCACCGGCATCCTCTCCAACATTGGCGACGCCATGGCCGAAGGTCTCGTCGCAAAGTTCGACTGGATCGGCGGCTTTGACCACTGCGTCTGGTCACACTCACTAAAGCTCGCCAAACCCGAGACCGCCATTTACCGCTGTGCTGCCGAAGGTCTCGCCACCGACCCATCGCAGATTCTCTTCATCGACGACAAGATCGAGAACATCGAGGCCGCGGAAGCCGTCGGCATGCAGGCCATCCAATACCACCTCGACCACCCGGCGTTCGAACAAGAGTTGCGCCGCCGCCATCTCGATTCGCTGCTCGATTTATCTCCGACAGCCACCATCGTCTAG